The Polyangium aurulentum genomic interval CGAGCTTGTCCAGCCGGGGCTCGGGGACGGCCACGTCGCCGACGTTCGGCTCGATGGTGCAGAACGGGTAGTTGGCAGCCTGGGCTGCCGCCGTCTGGGTGAGGGCGTTGAACAGGGTGGACTTACCGACGTTCGGCAAGCCGACGATCGCGACTTTGAGGGCCATGAAAGAACCGTCCGGGAGAGAGAGAGGCGCACCACCTAGCACGCCCCGGGCGGATGCTCAAACGTGAGCTTCCCTCCCCGCTTCCGAGGGCAAACCGGGGGCGCGGGGAGCGGGTCGATAAACGTAAATACAAGTAAATCATTGACGTCGCGCGATGCGCGATCGTCCGGGAGCACGGAGCTGCCGCGTTGCGGGCTCCAGCAGAGGGAATCTCATGAAAAAGCTACTTGTCGGGACGTCGATGCTCTTGGGTCTTGCTTGCGGCCCCGCTGCGTGCACGGACGAGGGCGGCGGCGGCACGGGCGGTTCGACGGCCTCCAGCAGCACGGGCGCAGGCGGAAGCGGCGGCGTTGGTGGGAGCGGTGGCGCGGGTGGAAGCGGCGGCGCGGGCGGAGGCGGCGTCGGTGGAAGCGGTGGTGCTGGCGGAAGCGGCGGCGCAGGCGGGAGCGGCGGCGCAGGCGGGAGCGGCGGCGCGGGCGGAGGCGGCGGCGCGGGCGGCGGGGGGCAGGCCAACCCGAGCGATCTGCAAGCGCTCGTCGTCGGCGGCTCCGTGGAGCTTTCGTGGGTGAAATCGAGCAAGCCCCTCTCGAGGATCGTGCGCGCGGAGAACGTCACCCCGCTCGGGCCCGACGATCCGAACGCGCAGGTCGTCTACGAAGGCTCTGCATCGGCGACGAACGAGCCCCTGCGCAACCTCCTGCCCCCGACGCCCGACGCGCCGCGCACGTACCATTACGCCGTCTACGGCTGCGACGCCGCGGGGAGCTGCGGGGGCGACGCGGCGATGGACGACCTGTCGATCACGGTCGGACAGGCGCTCCTCGGCGGTGGATACAACGTCTTCTGGCGTCACGCGAACGCGACCCTCTGCGCGGACGCATTCCAGCTCGGGACCGCCGACCAGACCTCGTCTCCGGGCTGGTGGAAGAGCTGCAACGCGCAATGCGCGACGGCCACCGCGCGGCAGCTCGATCCCCAGGGAATCACCCAGGCGGAGGCGATGGGCAAGGCGATCGCGAGCCGCGGCTTCCCCTTCGGCCGCGTGATCGCCAGCGAGTTCTGCCGGACGACCAAGACCGCCGAGCTTTTGAACCTCGGCCCGGCGATCGAGCCGCACACCGGCATCACGGCGTTCGTGTACGACGAGGCGAACCGCTGCGAGCACACGATGAAGCTCGTCGCCGAGGAGCCGGCGGCGGGGATGAACGTGGCCATCGTGGGCCACTCGGCGCACCCTTGCGGTGAGCTCGATACGCTCCAGATGGGCGAGGCCCTCATCTACAAGCCCGACGGGAAAGGCGGCTCGATCTTCGTCGCCCGCGTCCTGTCGTCCGAATGGTCGTCCTTGCAATAGCCCCGGGGAGGGGCCGCATCACCTCCTTTTCTCCGGGCCGTCGTTCCATCGGTGGCCGCGCGCCTCCAGCACCCGTCCGGCGGCGGGCGGCCCCCAGGTCCCGGCTGCGTAATCCAGGAGCGCGATCCCCTCGTTCGGCGCGGCCCACGCCTCCAGCACCGGCATGAACAGCTCCCAGCCGCGCTCCGCCAGGTCCTGGCGGACGTAGCGCGTGGAGATGCCGAGCATGCAATCGAGCAAGAGGTGCTCGTAAGCCTCGCCGAGCCGCTCGTCGAAGAGATCGTCGTAGCGCAGATCGAGCGCCACCTCGTGCATGCGCAGGACGCGGCCCGGCGCCTTGGTGGCGAAGCGAAGGGAGATGCCCTCGTCGGGCTGCACGCGCATGACGAGCTGATTGGGCGTGGCCATGGCGAGCGGGCCGTCCTTGAACTGGACCACGACCTCGGTCACGCGCCGCGGAAGGCGCTTGCCCGAGCGCACGTAAAAAGGCACGCCGGCCCAGCGCGGGGTGTCGAAGCGGACCGTCAGCATGGCGAACGTCTCCGTGCGCGAATCGGGAGCGACCCCCGGCTCCTGCCGGTATCCGGGCACGGGCCGCCCGTTCATGAAGCCCGGGCCGTACTGCCCGCGCACGCACTCGGCCCGCAGCCGCTCGGGCGTGAACGGGCGCGCCGCCGCCATCACGGCCATCTTCGCGTCGTGCACGGCGTCGGGCGACAGGCTCGAGGGCAAATCCATCGCCGTCAGGGCCAAAAGCTGCAGGAGGTGGCTCTGCACCATGTCCCGCACCACGCCGGCCCGCTCGTAATAGGCGCCGCGCCCCTCCACGCCCACCGTCTCGGCGCAGGTGAGCTGCACGTGATCGATGTGCTGGCGATTCCACGAGGGCTCGAGGATGCGATTGGCGAAGCGCAGGAGGAGAAGGTTTTGAACCATCTCCTTTCCCAGGTAATGGTCCATGCGATAGACGCTCGCCTCGTCGAAGTGCTCGCGGATGCGCTCGTTCAGCGCCCGCGCGCTCGCCAGATCCACGCCGAAGGGCTTCTCCACGACGAGCCGCGTCCAGCGGCCGGCGCCCCGACCCGACAGGCCGCTGTCGCCGAGGTTGCGCACGGCCTCGGCCTGAAGCGTGGGCGTGAGCGACAGGTAGAAGATTCGATTGCCGCGCGCCCCGTGCGCGCGCTCGGCGCGCTCGAGCGCCCAGCGCAGGCGTCGATACTCGCTCGCGTCGGTGACGTCCATCGGCACGTAATGGAGCCTGCGGGCGAACGATCGAAAGGCCTCCTCGTCGACGGAGCCGTCCGCAGAGGCGCGGGCGATGGCCCTTCGTGCCTCGGCGCGAAACTCCTCCGTGCTCCACGACGTTAGCGCGACGCCGAGGATGACGGACTCCGCCGACAGATGTCCGTCGAGGGCCATCCTGTAGAGCGCCGGCAGGAGCTTGCGCTGCGCCAGGTCTCCGGAGGCGCCGAAGAGCACGAGCGTGCAAGCCTCGGCCGCCTCGACCCTGGCGCCCGCCTCCCAATGGACCGCGTGATGGGTTTCCAGTCTGCTCGCTACGGATTGCATGGTTGCCTCGAAGAGCGGGGGCCATTGCAGGGCCCCCGCCGGGCGGAGCCGTGGCTCGGCTTTTTCGTGACGCGCCATCGCTTCCTTGGTCGGTCGCCTCGAGCGCCTCGCAACGCGCCCGAGCTTATGAGCAACGGGCGTGCCCCTGCCTCCACCCCGCGACATCGGCGAGATTCGCCGTTCCTCCGCGGGTCACCGAGGCTCCACAGGCAAGGCCTTGCGCGATCGTGCAGGGGAGACGGGCGCGGGTATGCGAACGCCGCATTCCTCGCCGCGCCGGTCGTGAAACCGGGCGGCGCCTACGGTGGACGAATCGGAATGTCGGCTCGTCGGGGCGCGCGTTTGCACCCGGGCGGGCGCAAGCGCATGGAGGGCGGGTCGTCAGGGCTTGACGAACTTGAGGACGAACCTGTCGCTCGTGCCGCGCCGCTCGCCTGCCTTGCCGGGCGAGGTGCTCCAGTCGCGCGTGTCCTTGGCATTGCGAAGGAAACTGGCGTCGCCTGCGAGCTTGAAGCCTGCCCGCTCGACCTCTTCGCGTACGCTCTTCTCCTCGATGCGGTGAAGGCTCTCGGACTCGGTCGTCCCTGCCCCCGCGCGCGCGCTGTGGTCGACGATGCCGTACACGCCGCCCGATTTGAGCGCCGCGAAGATCGCGCGGTTCATCTTGTCCCGGTCGGTCTTGAACCAGACCGTGTCGTGGTAGAACATGATCATCAGCACCGCGTCGAGGTTCTTCGCGTCGGCGGGCAGCGGATCGTCGAACTCGCGATCGACGCGGACCACGTTCTTCATGACCGGCGTCTTCAGCCGCTCCGACCAGGGTTTTTCCGCGAAGCGCTCGAGCAGAAACTTGCTGTTCTGCCCCCAGACCTTGCCGCCCGGACCGACCGCGCGCGCGAGCAGCTCGGCCGTGTAGCCGCCGCCCGCCCCGAGCTCGGCGACCTTCATGTTCGGGCCGATGCCGAAGAACGCGAGCAGCTCGGCCGGATGGCGGCCCGCGTCGAGGGCGCGATCGGCCTCGCTGCGATCGGGCGCGGCCACGACGGTCGCGATCGCCTCGGGCACCTTCACGGACGCGGAGGCGGGCGCGTCCGCGGGCGCAGCGGGGGCGGGCGCGTCCGCGGGCGCGGAGGTGGGCGCGGCGGCGGCAGCGGGCTCGGACGCTGTCGTGGAGCCGGGCTCGGACGCGGTCGTGTCGGAGGGCGTTTGCCCCCCGCCGCAGGCGGCGAGGAGGACGAGGAGCATCGGGGCGGCGAGGGCCGCACGGAGAGAGCGCATGGGCGAACGCTAGCGCAGCTCGCGCCGTCCGGCTGCCTTCTTGAAGCGCGGAGGTCGGGCCCGTACCCTGGGCCGCGTGGACGGTCGGCGCAGCGCGGCTCGGGTGACGGTGTGGGATCCGGGGTTTTTCCGGAAGAGCCCCCTCTTCTGGCCCCTCGCGCCGCACGCGGAGGTCTTTGCCGCGCTCGACGATTGGCCTTCGATCGAGGCGTGCGACAGCGCCCTCGGGCCGCGCGCCGGCGTCGCGTTCCGGGAGCAGCCCCCGCGTCCTTCGCGGCGCAGGCGTCGCGCTCCGCTGGATCCGGCCGCGCTCTACGACGCCAGGATTCACCTCGAAGGCTGGGTGCCCACGCGGCCGCGCAACCTGCACGATTTCTTGAACGCGCTCGTCTGGGCGGCTTTCCCGCGCGCGAAAAAGGGGCTCTACGCGCGGCAGCACCGGGCGACGGCGGCGCGGCTCGAGGGGGGCGCGACAGCGTTGCCGAACCGGCGCTCGCGCGAGCAGGACGGGCTCACGATCCTCGACGAGGGCGGGATCGTCCTGCTCGCGGAAGGCGCGCACGCCGAGGCGGCGCAGAGGGCGCTCGAGGCGCGCGCGATCGACGACGTGCGGGCCCTCATCCTGGCCGATCGCGCGTCGGCGGTGCTCTTCGGCCACGCGCTCTACGAGAGCATCCTCGAGGGTCCCGAGCCCGTGATCTGGGCCATGGCGAGCGTCCTCCCCCTGCCCGGCCCGCTGCCTGCGACCCCCCTCGCGCGCGTGGCCGCGGCCGACGAGCGCCTCGCCGAGGCCCTCGCGGTGCCGGGGAGCTTCGCGCATCCGGAGGCGTTTCGCAGCCTGCCCGTCGACGCGTCCGTGCTCCTTCCCCTGCCGTGATCAGACGACGGCGCGCAGCGCGCGGCGCAGCTCGGGCAGCAGGGCGCGCGCCTCGGCGAGGTTGTTGGCGAACCGAAAGGGCAGAAGCGGGACGCCGAGGAGCGTCGCGGCCCGGAAGATCATGCTGGCGATCGTGCGGATCGGATAGCTGCCGCCGACGATCACGACCCCGCGCGCCTGTGCTCCCTGGCTGTTGTTGATGAGCTGCCGCCGCGCCTCCCCCGACATTCCCGTCGCGCGTTGCACGTCGCAGACCACGATCACGTACGGCCGTCCCTCGGTGCACGCGTTCTGCGCGCGCAGGGTCCTCGCTCCAGCGGTCGCGTCGATATATCCGTTCAGCGTCACGAACACCGTGTCGGGCTCCTCGAACCACACTTTCGAGGGGCTCTCACTGCTCTGTGCGATCATGATCCCCTTGTTCGGCGCGTCGCGAACAACCCCCGGGCCACTGTACCGCAGGCGCCTCACCACGTGAAGGTCGGCGCCTTGCTCCCGCCGCGAGGCGATCTCTGATACCATCGCGCGATGCGCTTCCTCGTCACTCTTTCGCTCCTCGGCTCCACCCTCGCGCTCCTTTCGGCCTGCTCCTCGAGCCCCCCGTCCGGCGGCTCCGGCGCCGCCGGCGGCTCTGGCGGCTCCGGCGGCTCTGGCGGCTCCGGCGGCTCTGGCGGCGAGGCGACCACGTGCACCGAGCCCGCTGCGATCCCCTGCGAAGATCAGGTCTATCAGGGCATGAATTTGCAGAACGACGTCGCGCCGGGCCTCGTGACGAACGAGATGGATCCAGCCGGCGGCTTCGTCTCCTCGATCGACGCGACGGCCGGCGGCGCCTTCGCCTCCGATCCGGATTCGTACGTCTACGGCCGGTTCACGGAGTCGGGCCTCGAAAAGGTCGAGATCTCCGACGAGCAATCGCTCGCGCAGATGGACTGGGACATCGCGTTCCGGCGCTATGCGGTGCGCATCAACAGCGGCAACTCGGGCCCGTCGTGCGTGGCCGCGGCGCGCGTGCCGGGGGCGACCTACGACGACCTCGCCGCGCCGCCCGAGGATCTCACGTACCGCACCGACGAATACTTCTCCACGAGCTGCGAGGTCATCCCCGACGGATCGGGCCTGCCTGGCGCGGCGGCGACCGCGCTCTCGGGCTACTGGTCCTACGACAAGAGCTGCGTCGCGATGACCGATCACGTCTACGTCCTGCGCCTCGCCGACGGCCGCCAGCTCAAGCTGACCGTGGCTTCTTATTATTTCCCCGAGATCCAGGACCAATGCGATTCGACCGGCATGGTCCCGATGATGGGCGCGGGCGCGGCGAACTTCCGGGTGCGGTGGAGCTTCCTGCCTTGAAAGAGCGCGTGCGTCTCTTCGCCTTCGGGCTCGCCGCCGTCCTCCTCGCCGGCTGCGGCCCCGAGGACGTTCCCTCCGCGATCGAAGCCCCGGGCCTCGCGCCGGAGGTTCGTCCGGACACCCCGAACAGCGGCTTGCAGTTCACCTTCGCGCCGGACGACGTGGTCGAGACGTTCGGCTCGTCCAAGGGCGCCTTCCTCGTGCATTTCACCCGCAAGGGCCCCAACGCGGTGCCTGCGGGCGACGCGGACGGCTCGGGGGTGCCCGATTTCGTCGAGGAGGTGGCGGCCGTCTACGACGAGGTGCTCGCGTATTATCGTGACGTGCTCGGCTTCCGGGCGCCCCTCGACGACGAGGGCCTGCCCGACAACGGCGGCGACGGCCGCTTCGACGTCTATCTCGTCGACTTTGCCGGCATCGGCGACGGCAAGCTCGAGGCCGACACGTGCGAGGGGGCGGGAGGCGACCAGTGCGTCGCGTACATGGTCCAGGAGAACGATTACCTGGGCTACAACTACCCCTCCACGCTCGTCGCCAACCGAATCCTCGGCAGCCACGAGTTTTTCCACGCCATCCAGGCCGCGTACGATTCCAGCCAAGGCAGCGTCTTCGGGGAGGGCACGGCCGTCTGGGCGACCGAGTCGTTCGACCCTTCGTTGAAAGACTTCGAGAATTTCATCGACGGCTACCTCGATAACGCCGACCGCTCGCTCGACGTGCCCCTGCCCGGCCCCGTGGACCCCTTCAGCTACGGCAGCGCGCTCTTCTTCCAGTTCCTCGAGGAGCGCCATGGCGAAGGCACGGTGCGCACGCTCGTGGAGCGCACCGAGAACGGCGTGAAAGGCGTGCCCGATCCGGTGTGGTTCGAGCAGCTCGATCCCACCCTCCAGGCGGTCGCGGGGACGTCGTTCGCCGAGGCTTTCGTCGAGTTCGCGACGTGGAATCTCTTCACGGGGAAGCACGCGGATCCGGCCCGCTCGTACGCGGGCGGCGCGGGGTATCCGCCCGTCGGAATGGAGCACGTGGCGGCGCCGTACACCTATCGGCTCCGCGCTTTCTATTCGGCCTCGCAATATTACGAGGTCGCGCCCGAGGGCCGCGCCCAGATGACGGCCGCGCTCGTCACCCCGCCCGATGCGCCCGGCGATCTCGAGGATCTCACCCTCCTCGTCGCCGTCGAGCGCGGCGGGGTCTACGATCCGCTCGTGCGAATCGACGACATCGCCGCGGGGGTCGATGCGGTGGACACCGCCTCGGCCGATCGAATGGTGGTCGTCGTGGTGAACACGGCGCAAGGTGGCTCTTCGCGGCGGCCCACGCTCTGCATTGGATCGCCCGAGGAGGTCGCGGCGTGCAAGGCCGAGATCGTGCCCCCGACCGGCGGCGAAGGCGGAAGCGAGCCCGGGGGATACCTCGAGCCGCACATGGGGTGCGGCGGCTGCGCGCTTGCCCCCGCGCCCGCGGAGAGCGCATTCGGGGCGCTCGGGGCCGCGCTCGTCCTCGCTTACCGCCGCCGCGCCCGCCGCGCGCCGACGAGCCCGAGGGCAAAGACGTAGAGCGCCGCCCCGCCCGCCATTGCATCGGATCCCCCGCCCGCCGCCCTGCACGCGCAGCCCTCGTCCGTGACGGGGTCGCCCGCGGCGGGCGGCGGCGTCGTGCCCTCGAGGGCATTGGACAGCGCGGCCACCGGATCGACGATCCCGTAGCCGAACACCTCGTCGTGTCCCTCTCCGTCCGGCAGCGCATAAGGCGCCGGGCGGGCCGTGCGAATGAGGATCTCCTCGATCTCCGCCGCCGTCTTGTCCTTCGCCGCGCTCGCGACCAGCGCCGCCACCCCTGCCGCCACGGGGCACGCGGACGAGGTCCCGCTGAAGTTCGTCGTGTAATCGCTCGGATCGTCGCCGTCCGAGCCCGCGATGTCGGTCGTCAACGTGCCCACGGGCGCGACGAGGTCGAGGGAGGGGCCGAAGTTCGTGAAGAACGTCTTGTCGTCGAGCTG includes:
- a CDS encoding histidine phosphatase family protein, producing MKKLLVGTSMLLGLACGPAACTDEGGGGTGGSTASSSTGAGGSGGVGGSGGAGGSGGAGGGGVGGSGGAGGSGGAGGSGGAGGSGGAGGGGGAGGGGQANPSDLQALVVGGSVELSWVKSSKPLSRIVRAENVTPLGPDDPNAQVVYEGSASATNEPLRNLLPPTPDAPRTYHYAVYGCDAAGSCGGDAAMDDLSITVGQALLGGGYNVFWRHANATLCADAFQLGTADQTSSPGWWKSCNAQCATATARQLDPQGITQAEAMGKAIASRGFPFGRVIASEFCRTTKTAELLNLGPAIEPHTGITAFVYDEANRCEHTMKLVAEEPAAGMNVAIVGHSAHPCGELDTLQMGEALIYKPDGKGGSIFVARVLSSEWSSLQ
- the zwf gene encoding glucose-6-phosphate dehydrogenase, with amino-acid sequence MQSVASRLETHHAVHWEAGARVEAAEACTLVLFGASGDLAQRKLLPALYRMALDGHLSAESVILGVALTSWSTEEFRAEARRAIARASADGSVDEEAFRSFARRLHYVPMDVTDASEYRRLRWALERAERAHGARGNRIFYLSLTPTLQAEAVRNLGDSGLSGRGAGRWTRLVVEKPFGVDLASARALNERIREHFDEASVYRMDHYLGKEMVQNLLLLRFANRILEPSWNRQHIDHVQLTCAETVGVEGRGAYYERAGVVRDMVQSHLLQLLALTAMDLPSSLSPDAVHDAKMAVMAAARPFTPERLRAECVRGQYGPGFMNGRPVPGYRQEPGVAPDSRTETFAMLTVRFDTPRWAGVPFYVRSGKRLPRRVTEVVVQFKDGPLAMATPNQLVMRVQPDEGISLRFATKAPGRVLRMHEVALDLRYDDLFDERLGEAYEHLLLDCMLGISTRYVRQDLAERGWELFMPVLEAWAAPNEGIALLDYAAGTWGPPAAGRVLEARGHRWNDGPEKRR
- a CDS encoding class I SAM-dependent methyltransferase, which encodes MRSLRAALAAPMLLVLLAACGGGQTPSDTTASEPGSTTASEPAAAAAPTSAPADAPAPAAPADAPASASVKVPEAIATVVAAPDRSEADRALDAGRHPAELLAFFGIGPNMKVAELGAGGGYTAELLARAVGPGGKVWGQNSKFLLERFAEKPWSERLKTPVMKNVVRVDREFDDPLPADAKNLDAVLMIMFYHDTVWFKTDRDKMNRAIFAALKSGGVYGIVDHSARAGAGTTESESLHRIEEKSVREEVERAGFKLAGDASFLRNAKDTRDWSTSPGKAGERRGTSDRFVLKFVKP
- a CDS encoding DUF3025 domain-containing protein, producing the protein MDGRRSAARVTVWDPGFFRKSPLFWPLAPHAEVFAALDDWPSIEACDSALGPRAGVAFREQPPRPSRRRRRAPLDPAALYDARIHLEGWVPTRPRNLHDFLNALVWAAFPRAKKGLYARQHRATAARLEGGATALPNRRSREQDGLTILDEGGIVLLAEGAHAEAAQRALEARAIDDVRALILADRASAVLFGHALYESILEGPEPVIWAMASVLPLPGPLPATPLARVAAADERLAEALAVPGSFAHPEAFRSLPVDASVLLPLP
- a CDS encoding HmuY family protein, with the translated sequence MRFLVTLSLLGSTLALLSACSSSPPSGGSGAAGGSGGSGGSGGSGGSGGEATTCTEPAAIPCEDQVYQGMNLQNDVAPGLVTNEMDPAGGFVSSIDATAGGAFASDPDSYVYGRFTESGLEKVEISDEQSLAQMDWDIAFRRYAVRINSGNSGPSCVAAARVPGATYDDLAAPPEDLTYRTDEYFSTSCEVIPDGSGLPGAAATALSGYWSYDKSCVAMTDHVYVLRLADGRQLKLTVASYYFPEIQDQCDSTGMVPMMGAGAANFRVRWSFLP
- a CDS encoding MXAN_6640 family putative metalloprotease — translated: MKERVRLFAFGLAAVLLAGCGPEDVPSAIEAPGLAPEVRPDTPNSGLQFTFAPDDVVETFGSSKGAFLVHFTRKGPNAVPAGDADGSGVPDFVEEVAAVYDEVLAYYRDVLGFRAPLDDEGLPDNGGDGRFDVYLVDFAGIGDGKLEADTCEGAGGDQCVAYMVQENDYLGYNYPSTLVANRILGSHEFFHAIQAAYDSSQGSVFGEGTAVWATESFDPSLKDFENFIDGYLDNADRSLDVPLPGPVDPFSYGSALFFQFLEERHGEGTVRTLVERTENGVKGVPDPVWFEQLDPTLQAVAGTSFAEAFVEFATWNLFTGKHADPARSYAGGAGYPPVGMEHVAAPYTYRLRAFYSASQYYEVAPEGRAQMTAALVTPPDAPGDLEDLTLLVAVERGGVYDPLVRIDDIAAGVDAVDTASADRMVVVVVNTAQGGSSRRPTLCIGSPEEVAACKAEIVPPTGGEGGSEPGGYLEPHMGCGGCALAPAPAESAFGALGAALVLAYRRRARRAPTSPRAKT